The following proteins come from a genomic window of Pyxidicoccus sp. MSG2:
- a CDS encoding cysteine synthase A, with product MAPRIGSLWDAVGNTPLLRIGSLSRLTGCDLLGKAEFMNPGGSIKDRAAKGMIRRAEEQGLLKPGGTLVEGTAGNTGIGLGLLGRERGYRVVVTMPDNQAREKYEYLEAMGVEVRKVPAVAFANPQHFFHQARALSEQHGWFWANQFENPANGDFHYETTGPEIWEQCEGRVDVLVASVGSGGTMSGVSRYLKEKNPALRVVLVDPPGSGLYCFVREGKLECTGNSITEGIGIMRLTENFRRARVDEAMRLGDQDMLEMLYHLAREDALVVGTSAALNVRAAWEIARRHQGEGLRIVTFLCDHGSRYASKVFNAEFLASKQLEVKPLPTAA from the coding sequence ATGGCGCCACGCATTGGTTCGCTCTGGGACGCGGTGGGGAACACGCCGCTGTTGCGCATCGGCTCGCTGAGCCGCCTGACGGGGTGTGACCTCCTCGGGAAGGCCGAGTTCATGAACCCCGGCGGCAGCATCAAGGACCGCGCCGCCAAGGGGATGATTCGTCGCGCGGAGGAGCAGGGGCTCCTCAAGCCGGGCGGCACGCTCGTCGAGGGCACCGCCGGCAACACCGGCATCGGCCTGGGGCTGCTGGGCCGCGAGCGCGGCTACCGCGTCGTCGTCACCATGCCGGACAACCAGGCCCGCGAGAAGTACGAGTACCTGGAGGCCATGGGCGTGGAGGTCCGCAAGGTGCCCGCGGTGGCCTTCGCCAATCCGCAGCACTTCTTCCACCAGGCCCGCGCCCTGTCCGAGCAGCACGGCTGGTTCTGGGCGAACCAGTTCGAGAACCCGGCCAACGGCGACTTCCACTACGAGACGACGGGGCCGGAAATCTGGGAGCAGTGCGAGGGGAGGGTGGACGTGCTCGTCGCCTCGGTCGGCAGCGGCGGGACGATGTCCGGCGTCAGCCGCTACCTGAAGGAGAAGAACCCGGCGCTGCGCGTGGTGCTGGTGGACCCGCCGGGCTCGGGCCTCTACTGCTTCGTCCGCGAGGGGAAGCTGGAGTGCACCGGTAACTCCATCACCGAGGGCATTGGCATCATGCGCCTCACGGAGAACTTCCGGCGCGCCCGCGTGGACGAGGCCATGCGCCTGGGCGACCAGGACATGCTGGAGATGCTCTACCACCTGGCTCGCGAGGACGCGCTCGTGGTGGGGACGTCCGCCGCCCTCAACGTGCGCGCCGCGTGGGAAATCGCGCGGCGTCACCAGGGCGAGGGGCTGCGCATCGTCACCTTCCTGTGCGACCACGGCAGCCGCTACGCCTCGAAGGTGTTCAACGCGGAGTTCCTCGCCTCCAAGCAGCTGGAGGTGAAGCCGCTGCCGACGGCGGCCTGA
- a CDS encoding sensor histidine kinase, producing the protein MASAIDSPSPSRRARPRLWMVFAAVGVAGFMLTLGGLSFVRVYDDQLIRQTESELIAQGAVVAQVFREQLSEAVHAETYGRVRISPWPFPIPDDKRLKPILPSLKASDVPLPPDETPAPSRVPAEPLAQGAGTRLNPLLEQVRATTLAGIRVVDTEGVVVGSSSPEVLGTSLADRPEVQRALRGEPASVLRRRYAEPEDTPLASLSRDTGIRVSVALPVLMGDRVWGAVVLARTPMTFAKAVYADRWNLSATGLVLVGAVALMSLAAGALVGRPVRALVKQTRAIAVSDPSGFEPVARPVVAELAELSEALAGMATALRDRNQYIRSFAANVSHEFKTPLASIQGAVELLRDSADVMSPEQRARFLANVDADARRLTRLVQRLLELARADSMTATPSRVEVAPLLESLAARARVDGVADVHVAPVPTGLQLPLPAEVLDDVLWQLVTNARQHGGETVRVDLAVESDGAGPVRVVVRDNGRGISEANRARIFDAFFTTARERGGTGLGLTIAQSMLRAFGAGLELLPAQPQDPGAAFAVVAAPVPVLQRK; encoded by the coding sequence ATGGCCTCGGCTATCGACTCGCCCTCCCCTAGCCGGCGCGCGCGCCCGCGCCTGTGGATGGTCTTCGCCGCGGTGGGCGTGGCCGGCTTCATGCTCACGCTCGGGGGCCTGTCCTTCGTGCGCGTCTACGACGACCAGCTCATCCGGCAGACGGAGTCGGAGCTCATCGCCCAGGGCGCGGTGGTGGCGCAGGTCTTCCGCGAGCAGCTCAGCGAAGCGGTCCACGCGGAGACCTACGGCCGGGTGCGAATCTCCCCCTGGCCCTTCCCCATTCCCGACGACAAGCGGCTGAAGCCCATCCTCCCCTCGCTGAAGGCGTCGGACGTACCGCTCCCGCCAGACGAGACGCCCGCGCCATCACGCGTGCCCGCGGAGCCTCTGGCCCAGGGAGCCGGCACGCGGCTCAACCCGTTGCTCGAACAGGTACGGGCCACGACGTTGGCCGGCATCCGCGTGGTGGACACGGAGGGCGTCGTCGTGGGTAGCAGCAGCCCGGAGGTGCTCGGCACCTCCCTGGCGGACCGTCCGGAGGTGCAGCGGGCCCTGCGCGGAGAACCGGCCAGCGTGCTGCGCCGCCGCTACGCCGAACCCGAGGACACGCCCCTGGCCTCGCTCAGCCGGGACACGGGCATCCGCGTCTCGGTGGCCCTGCCCGTGCTGATGGGAGACCGCGTCTGGGGTGCGGTGGTGCTGGCCCGCACGCCGATGACGTTCGCCAAGGCCGTCTACGCGGACCGGTGGAACCTCTCCGCCACGGGCCTCGTGTTGGTGGGCGCGGTGGCCTTGATGTCGCTGGCCGCGGGCGCGCTGGTGGGCCGCCCGGTGCGGGCGCTGGTGAAGCAGACGCGCGCCATCGCCGTGAGCGACCCGTCGGGCTTCGAGCCGGTGGCGCGCCCCGTGGTCGCCGAGCTGGCCGAATTGTCCGAGGCGCTCGCGGGCATGGCCACCGCGCTGCGGGACAGGAACCAGTACATCCGCTCCTTCGCCGCCAACGTGTCGCACGAGTTCAAGACGCCGCTGGCCTCCATCCAGGGCGCGGTGGAGCTGCTGCGGGACAGCGCGGACGTCATGTCGCCGGAGCAGCGGGCGCGGTTCCTCGCCAACGTCGACGCGGACGCGCGGCGCCTCACGCGGCTGGTGCAGCGGCTGCTGGAGCTGGCGCGCGCGGACTCGATGACGGCCACGCCCTCGCGGGTGGAGGTGGCCCCGCTGCTGGAGTCACTCGCCGCCCGGGCCCGCGTGGACGGTGTGGCGGACGTACACGTGGCGCCTGTCCCCACGGGGCTCCAGCTCCCGCTTCCGGCCGAGGTGCTGGACGACGTGCTCTGGCAGCTCGTCACCAACGCGCGCCAGCACGGCGGTGAAACAGTGCGCGTGGACCTGGCGGTGGAGTCGGACGGCGCCGGCCCGGTGCGCGTGGTGGTGCGGGACAACGGGCGCGGCATCTCCGAGGCCAACCGCGCGCGCATCTTCGACGCCTTCTTCACCACCGCGCGCGAGCGGGGCGGCACGGGGCTGGGACTGACCATCGCCCAGTCCATGTTGCGGGCCTTCGGCGCGGGGCTGGAGCTGCTGCCCGCGCAGCCCCAGGACCCGGGCGCCGCCTTCGCGGTGGTGGCGGCGCCCGTACCGGTGCTTCAGCGGAAGTAG
- a CDS encoding response regulator transcription factor produces MAERPTVLVVDDDPHLREIVRFALEQGGFHVEEAADGRAALAQVQRSVPALIVLDIMMPELDGLAVCREVRRKHELPIVFLSSRDDEVDRILGLELGGDDYLTKPFSPRELVARVKAVLRRARPAQTTPPEPVPSASRMQERGPLRMDAERWRAWWGEQEVVLTVTEFQLLATLLRVPGKVFTRDELMTRVYDDVVVSDRTIDSHVRRVRQKFSAAGGEVIETVHGLGYRLALP; encoded by the coding sequence GTGGCTGAACGTCCCACCGTCCTGGTCGTCGATGATGATCCGCACCTGCGGGAAATCGTCCGCTTCGCGCTGGAGCAGGGAGGCTTCCACGTGGAGGAGGCCGCGGATGGCCGCGCCGCCCTGGCCCAGGTGCAGCGCTCGGTGCCCGCGCTCATCGTCCTGGACATCATGATGCCGGAACTGGACGGGCTCGCCGTGTGCCGCGAGGTGCGGCGCAAGCACGAGCTGCCCATCGTCTTCCTCTCCTCGCGCGACGACGAGGTGGACCGCATCCTCGGGCTCGAATTGGGAGGCGACGACTACCTCACCAAGCCCTTCAGCCCGCGTGAATTGGTGGCGCGCGTGAAGGCGGTGCTGCGGCGCGCGCGCCCTGCTCAAACCACCCCGCCGGAGCCCGTTCCTTCCGCGTCGCGGATGCAGGAGCGCGGCCCGCTGCGCATGGACGCGGAGCGCTGGCGTGCGTGGTGGGGCGAGCAGGAGGTGGTGCTCACCGTCACGGAGTTCCAGTTGCTCGCCACGCTGCTGCGCGTGCCCGGCAAGGTGTTCACCCGTGACGAGCTGATGACGCGCGTCTATGACGATGTGGTGGTGAGCGACCGCACCATCGACAGCCACGTGCGACGGGTGCGGCAGAAGTTCTCCGCGGCGGGCGGAGAAGTCATCGAGACGGTGCATGGCCTCGGCTATCGACTCGCCCTCCCCTAG
- a CDS encoding protein kinase domain-containing protein: MPDRTGDENRYERTASGRDSELEAHDREDFEDTFLRSVARASVPPRLPVPGMRLGDRDGGRYEVLEELGGGAMGQVFRARDMVLQRAVALKFLIPHESLAEAPMLALLRQEGRAIAQLDHEHIVRIFNVDVWSSEPGEPPVPFLVMECLEGESLSALLRRGRPGPRKAMEILDAVAAGLAHAHEHHIVHRDLKPSNVFITRKGVVKILDFGLAWLAAASAPPDVSLSTAGTPPYMSPEQWRGGAQDARTDLWSAGILLFEMLTGEPPYSGSPEEIRTRVMSSDPAPSVRERVPALPEAVDRLLASLLAKSASERLGSAVELRERLRQVEEGLAPRHRMPRSAAPQRRQVTLVACRLADVAGLTARLDPEDVSELEATFHRSCSEVIQEHGGSVVLCVGEEVLGCFGHPVAREDDSERGVNAGLRVASALAPALQELLLLPPGRELALQVGIHTDMVVMDGASIQGEAPRMATWLARQAQPGTVYVSDATLALVRGAFVTQPMEPLHFTGLSGVRDVPVHQVLRPRRAASRFDRKLVARPLTPLVGRRAELQCLLGWWEEARAGHGVCGLISGEAGMGKSRLLREVRERVPPFTALRLRCQCWPQSSTSAFAPIIDLLRHLLQLDTQGTPTQHKARLEAGLGALGLGHQRTWVLSGLVGLSGAESAPHLRYTPDRLKQETLESLTALLLRLAEERPVLAEVEDLHWADPSTLELLGVLLERLPRSRTCLLLTARPDFRPPWPRSPSIRRLSLERLPAAIAGELVRKAAGRQGLPSETVARLVARTDGVPLFARN, translated from the coding sequence ATGCCAGACAGGACCGGTGACGAGAACAGATACGAGCGCACCGCATCGGGGCGGGACTCCGAGCTGGAAGCGCACGACCGCGAGGACTTCGAGGACACCTTCCTGCGCAGCGTGGCGCGGGCCTCGGTGCCCCCACGCCTGCCCGTGCCCGGTATGCGGTTGGGAGACCGGGACGGAGGGCGCTACGAGGTGCTGGAGGAGCTGGGCGGCGGCGCCATGGGACAGGTCTTCCGCGCCCGGGACATGGTGCTGCAGCGGGCCGTGGCGCTGAAGTTCCTCATCCCCCACGAGTCGCTCGCCGAGGCGCCGATGCTCGCCCTCCTGCGGCAGGAGGGACGGGCGATTGCCCAGCTGGACCATGAGCACATCGTCCGCATCTTCAACGTGGACGTCTGGAGCAGCGAGCCGGGGGAGCCCCCGGTCCCCTTCCTCGTCATGGAGTGCCTGGAGGGCGAGTCCCTGTCCGCGCTCCTGCGCCGCGGGCGGCCCGGGCCGCGCAAGGCGATGGAGATTCTCGACGCGGTGGCCGCCGGACTGGCGCACGCGCACGAGCACCACATCGTCCACCGCGACCTCAAGCCCAGCAACGTCTTCATCACCCGCAAGGGCGTGGTGAAGATCCTCGACTTCGGCCTCGCGTGGCTCGCCGCCGCCAGCGCGCCGCCCGACGTGTCGCTGTCCACCGCGGGCACGCCCCCGTACATGTCACCCGAGCAGTGGCGCGGCGGGGCGCAGGACGCGCGCACGGACCTGTGGTCCGCCGGCATCCTGTTGTTCGAGATGCTCACGGGTGAGCCACCGTATTCGGGCAGCCCGGAGGAGATCCGCACGCGCGTCATGTCGTCGGATCCGGCGCCCTCGGTGCGCGAGCGCGTCCCGGCGCTGCCGGAGGCGGTGGACCGACTGCTGGCGTCGCTGCTGGCGAAGTCCGCGTCGGAGCGGCTCGGCTCGGCGGTGGAGCTGCGCGAGCGGCTGCGGCAGGTGGAGGAGGGACTCGCCCCCCGACACCGGATGCCGCGGAGCGCGGCGCCGCAGCGGCGGCAGGTGACGCTGGTGGCGTGCAGGCTCGCGGACGTCGCGGGGCTGACGGCGCGGTTGGACCCGGAGGACGTGAGCGAGCTGGAGGCCACGTTCCACCGGAGCTGCTCGGAGGTCATCCAGGAGCACGGCGGCTCCGTCGTCCTATGTGTGGGCGAGGAGGTACTCGGTTGCTTCGGTCACCCGGTGGCGCGGGAGGACGACTCGGAGCGCGGGGTGAACGCGGGGCTGCGTGTGGCGTCAGCCCTGGCGCCCGCGCTCCAAGAGTTGCTGTTGCTGCCGCCGGGCCGCGAGCTGGCCCTGCAGGTGGGCATCCACACGGACATGGTGGTGATGGACGGCGCGTCCATCCAGGGCGAGGCCCCGCGCATGGCCACCTGGCTGGCGCGTCAGGCGCAGCCGGGCACGGTGTACGTCAGCGACGCCACGCTGGCGCTGGTGCGCGGCGCCTTCGTCACCCAGCCCATGGAGCCCCTGCACTTCACCGGCCTGTCCGGCGTGCGCGACGTGCCGGTGCACCAGGTGCTGCGCCCGCGCCGTGCCGCGAGCCGGTTCGACCGCAAGCTCGTGGCGCGTCCGCTCACCCCGCTGGTGGGGCGGCGCGCGGAGCTGCAGTGCCTGCTGGGCTGGTGGGAGGAGGCGCGGGCCGGGCATGGAGTCTGCGGCCTCATCTCCGGTGAGGCGGGCATGGGCAAGTCGCGCCTGCTGCGCGAGGTGCGCGAGCGCGTGCCGCCCTTCACCGCGCTCCGGCTGCGGTGCCAGTGCTGGCCCCAGTCGAGCACCAGTGCCTTCGCTCCCATCATCGACCTGCTGCGCCACCTGCTCCAACTGGACACGCAGGGCACGCCGACGCAGCACAAGGCGCGGCTGGAGGCGGGGCTGGGCGCGCTCGGCCTGGGGCACCAGCGTACGTGGGTGCTGTCCGGCCTGGTGGGTCTGTCCGGGGCGGAGAGCGCGCCGCACCTGCGCTATACGCCGGACCGGCTGAAGCAGGAGACACTGGAGTCGCTGACGGCCCTGTTGCTGCGGCTGGCGGAGGAGCGGCCGGTGCTCGCGGAAGTGGAGGACCTGCACTGGGCGGACCCGTCCACGCTCGAGCTGCTGGGCGTCCTCCTGGAGCGGCTGCCTCGCTCGCGCACGTGCCTGCTGCTCACCGCGCGCCCGGACTTCCGCCCACCGTGGCCCAGGAGCCCGAGCATCCGCCGGCTCTCACTGGAGCGACTGCCGGCCGCCATTGCCGGAGAGCTGGTGCGCAAGGCGGCGGGACGCCAGGGGCTTCCCTCGGAGACGGTGGCGCGCCTGGTGGCCCGCACGGATGGCGTTCCCCTCTTCGCGAGGAACTGA
- a CDS encoding DnaA N-terminal domain-containing protein, with protein sequence MTVGGLDWVQVDVGFPMSLAVVGAARSLGMERRAFLGAIVELQIWAVQALPSGRFEPFPASAGRPRDASADEPIWCEAVEGAVRWTGAPGAFWDALLRTGILVREDDSVRLTLCDRYVQVLEKRKKEAERKRRERANKAAASAGRPADAPGTSAARKKRERETEKKSSSSAAAVMEGGSSLGHLAPVPPPPPPDEVTSEDIDPVQLALPGTHLVPVSLPPEPAAPSRDAQAQAESFFETFQDERTRAFRGVPREDKPPGWSDWYRHALAKVGGDEGRLLTACRGYLQSDWGRSRQPVGTSVAFCSPKVWVRYVPHEQPDSAEPAELSAPPSVDTSSQAGRAWQRCLTRLHEQGKRYALLWLQKAHPVDVRDGRLILAVPDVYFRQWVEENYGALVDALVRDCGLVGVRWRLPSDEDVPEAATSMPR encoded by the coding sequence ATGACCGTGGGCGGGTTGGACTGGGTGCAGGTGGACGTCGGCTTCCCCATGAGCCTTGCCGTGGTGGGCGCCGCGCGCTCGCTGGGCATGGAGCGGCGGGCGTTCCTCGGTGCCATCGTGGAGCTCCAGATCTGGGCCGTGCAGGCCCTCCCCTCCGGACGCTTCGAGCCCTTCCCCGCGTCCGCAGGACGTCCGCGGGACGCGTCCGCGGACGAGCCCATCTGGTGTGAAGCGGTCGAGGGCGCCGTACGCTGGACGGGCGCTCCCGGAGCCTTCTGGGACGCGCTGCTCCGCACCGGAATCCTCGTGCGCGAGGACGACAGCGTCCGACTCACCCTCTGCGACCGCTACGTGCAAGTCCTCGAAAAGAGGAAGAAGGAGGCCGAGCGAAAGCGCAGGGAGCGCGCCAACAAGGCCGCCGCGTCCGCAGGACGTCCCGCGGACGCGCCCGGGACATCCGCCGCTAGAAAGAAGAGGGAGAGAGAGACGGAGAAGAAGAGTTCTTCTTCTGCAGCAGCAGTGATGGAGGGTGGATCATCCCTGGGACATCTCGCTCCCGTCCCACCGCCCCCGCCGCCGGACGAGGTCACGTCCGAGGACATCGACCCCGTGCAGCTCGCCCTGCCCGGCACCCACCTGGTCCCCGTCTCCCTCCCGCCCGAGCCGGCCGCCCCGTCCCGGGACGCCCAGGCCCAGGCGGAGTCCTTCTTCGAGACCTTCCAGGACGAGCGCACCCGCGCGTTCCGGGGCGTACCCCGCGAGGACAAACCTCCCGGTTGGTCGGACTGGTACCGCCACGCCCTGGCGAAGGTGGGCGGCGACGAGGGACGCCTGCTCACGGCCTGCCGCGGCTACCTCCAGTCCGACTGGGGCCGCTCCCGCCAGCCGGTGGGGACGTCGGTGGCCTTCTGCTCGCCCAAGGTCTGGGTGCGCTACGTCCCGCACGAGCAGCCTGACTCCGCCGAGCCCGCGGAGCTGTCCGCGCCTCCCAGCGTGGACACGTCCTCCCAGGCCGGGCGCGCGTGGCAGCGGTGCCTCACGCGGCTCCACGAGCAGGGCAAACGCTACGCCCTCCTGTGGCTCCAGAAGGCCCACCCGGTCGACGTGCGGGACGGAAGGCTGATCCTCGCCGTGCCCGACGTCTACTTCCGCCAGTGGGTGGAGGAGAACTACGGCGCGCTGGTGGACGCGCTGGTGCGCGACTGCGGGCTGGTGGGCGTGCGGTGGCGGCTGCCCTCGGACGAGGACGTGCCGGAGGCTGCGACGAGCATGCCCCGGTAG
- a CDS encoding Dyp-type peroxidase has product MYSTHLDSGRTSSRSSTPSPEPSAELDLSDVQGLLLHGYREMRELALLFLRIDDAERCRQWLGELARDTITSSDPLEHQRRTREQDRHYSRVNLALTPRGLATLGLPEEVLATLPFELREGMARRAREHLRDVEANDPDRWELGGTRHEDDLHVLLLLYASDGERMDRLLHDHEMRATAQGLRKVYVQRGHREQRPDDPPGYFRDHFGFLDGLSQPRIEGFKEPGGHPRDYDRPLKRGEFILGHANEYEEYPLSPCVPRRLDVEDVLRDSPGHTGWKELGHNGSYLVVRKLEQDVREFERFLDRNAALAPKGTPENRREWLAAKLVGRWRNGAPLTSAKRCPLHRFLPFLFRDKAKPPVVSRSSAKGVDNSFRYARDDLHGFGCPVTAHARRCNPRDALPPSREASMEVTRRHRLMRRGFSYEDDGGKGLLFLALNASLGRQFEFIQRSWVHFDQLGGVEGAEDPLSGDGGGRLLIPEKPVRQCVADLQRFVTTRGGGYFFMPSLKALRFLSALGAAPRG; this is encoded by the coding sequence GTGTACTCAACCCACCTGGACTCCGGTCGCACCTCGTCCCGGAGCAGCACGCCGTCGCCTGAGCCTTCCGCCGAGCTCGACTTGAGCGACGTGCAGGGCCTGCTGCTGCACGGCTACCGGGAGATGCGCGAGCTGGCGCTGCTCTTCCTGCGCATCGACGATGCGGAGCGCTGCCGTCAGTGGCTCGGCGAGCTGGCCCGCGACACCATCACCTCCTCGGACCCGCTGGAGCACCAGCGCAGGACGCGCGAGCAGGACAGGCACTACTCGCGCGTCAACCTCGCGCTGACGCCCCGGGGCCTCGCGACGCTCGGGCTGCCGGAGGAGGTGCTGGCCACCCTTCCCTTCGAGCTGCGCGAGGGCATGGCACGCCGTGCGCGCGAGCACCTGCGCGACGTGGAGGCCAATGACCCGGACCGATGGGAGCTGGGCGGCACGCGCCACGAGGACGACCTCCACGTGCTGCTGCTGCTCTACGCCTCGGATGGCGAGCGGATGGACCGGCTGCTCCATGACCACGAGATGCGCGCCACCGCTCAGGGCCTGCGAAAGGTCTACGTGCAGCGGGGCCACCGCGAGCAGCGGCCCGATGACCCGCCCGGCTACTTCCGCGACCACTTCGGCTTCCTGGACGGGCTGTCGCAGCCGCGCATCGAAGGCTTCAAGGAACCCGGTGGACACCCTCGCGACTACGACCGGCCCTTGAAGCGAGGGGAGTTCATCCTCGGCCACGCCAACGAGTACGAGGAGTACCCGCTGTCGCCCTGTGTGCCCCGGCGGCTCGACGTCGAGGACGTGCTGCGGGACAGCCCGGGCCATACGGGCTGGAAGGAGCTGGGCCACAACGGCAGCTACCTCGTGGTGCGCAAGCTGGAGCAGGACGTGCGCGAGTTCGAGCGCTTCCTCGACAGGAACGCCGCGCTCGCGCCGAAGGGCACGCCAGAGAACCGCCGCGAGTGGCTGGCGGCGAAGCTGGTGGGCCGCTGGCGCAACGGCGCTCCGCTGACGTCCGCGAAGCGCTGCCCGCTGCACCGCTTCCTTCCGTTCCTCTTTCGCGACAAGGCGAAGCCGCCCGTCGTTTCGCGCAGCAGCGCGAAGGGCGTGGACAACAGCTTCCGGTACGCGCGCGATGACCTGCACGGCTTCGGCTGCCCGGTGACGGCACACGCGCGGCGGTGCAACCCGCGCGACGCGCTGCCCCCCTCGCGCGAGGCCTCGATGGAGGTGACGCGGCGCCACCGGCTGATGCGACGCGGCTTCAGCTACGAAGACGACGGCGGAAAGGGCCTCCTCTTCCTCGCGCTCAACGCGAGCCTGGGCCGGCAATTCGAGTTCATCCAGCGCAGCTGGGTCCACTTTGACCAGCTCGGAGGGGTGGAAGGCGCGGAGGACCCGTTGTCGGGAGACGGTGGCGGAAGACTGTTGATCCCCGAGAAACCGGTACGCCAGTGCGTCGCCGACCTCCAGCGCTTCGTGACCACCAGAGGAGGCGGGTATTTTTTTATGCCGAGTCTGAAAGCGCTGCGCTTCCTCTCGGCCCTCGGCGCGGCGCCGCGCGGCTGA
- a CDS encoding ATP-binding protein produces MVERPAAESGSPPALASSVPLSLRELLLTRLDRLPASQKELAQLCAVVGRGFSQALLASLSGRSDAALRQDLSGLVAEGLLQTEEGSEPRFSFRHALIQDAASDSLPRHQRRQYHRRVARVLAEQFPEMSDAQPELLACHYTESGQVEAALRWWVRAGELASRRSANVEALSHFWRAVELLRTLPVTRERAGQELKLLIALELPLVQVQGYHSAEGEQVYTRVRSLMRELEEDLPRLDPPYWVIYAYAFARARWDEAHEVAERLVRLGRRHGQKELLAIGYRMMATDFFTWGQVREALEHVELALAFSDFGLEQHQALAVKHWVNPRVAALAYGAVVHAVVDAPDRSREYGRQALRLSMDIGHHNTTAFALLYASVACQLRREPREALELCDRNITLSREHHFRLWLGWASLIRGWAQSMMGNAREGLAVMESALAQWRRSGFEAGLPHDLGMLAEIHLLLGQSDAALEAVHEALERAESTREVSYEAVLLGLEAEALRGLGREAEAREAFARALRVAEDQGALGYGRLVRERRIGRPQVDMPLSPGAQAEGPAPLA; encoded by the coding sequence GTGGTGGAGCGTCCTGCCGCTGAGTCGGGGTCGCCGCCAGCCCTGGCCTCGTCCGTGCCGCTGTCCCTGCGCGAGCTGCTGCTCACGCGGCTGGACCGGCTGCCCGCGTCGCAGAAGGAGCTGGCGCAGCTGTGCGCCGTGGTGGGGCGCGGCTTCTCGCAAGCGCTGCTGGCGTCGTTGTCCGGCCGGAGCGACGCGGCGTTGCGCCAGGACCTGTCCGGGCTCGTCGCGGAGGGACTGCTCCAGACCGAGGAGGGGTCCGAGCCGCGGTTCAGCTTCCGGCATGCGCTCATCCAGGACGCGGCGTCGGACTCGCTGCCCCGGCACCAGCGGCGGCAGTACCACCGGCGCGTTGCCCGGGTGCTGGCGGAGCAGTTCCCCGAGATGTCCGACGCACAGCCGGAGCTGTTGGCCTGCCACTACACGGAGTCGGGGCAGGTGGAGGCGGCGCTGCGCTGGTGGGTGCGCGCGGGCGAGCTGGCCAGTCGCCGCTCGGCCAACGTGGAGGCCCTCAGCCACTTCTGGCGGGCGGTGGAGCTGCTGCGCACGCTGCCCGTCACGCGCGAGCGTGCCGGGCAGGAGTTGAAGTTGCTCATCGCCTTGGAGCTGCCGCTGGTGCAGGTGCAGGGCTACCACTCCGCCGAGGGCGAGCAGGTGTACACGCGGGTGCGGTCGCTGATGCGGGAGCTGGAGGAGGATCTGCCCCGACTGGACCCTCCCTATTGGGTGATCTACGCGTATGCCTTCGCGCGGGCCCGGTGGGACGAGGCGCACGAGGTGGCGGAGCGGCTGGTGCGGCTGGGCCGCCGCCATGGCCAGAAGGAACTGCTGGCGATCGGCTACCGGATGATGGCCACCGACTTCTTCACCTGGGGCCAGGTGCGCGAAGCGCTGGAGCACGTGGAGCTGGCGCTCGCGTTCTCCGACTTCGGGCTGGAGCAGCATCAGGCGCTGGCGGTGAAGCACTGGGTCAACCCGCGCGTGGCGGCCCTGGCCTACGGCGCGGTGGTGCATGCAGTGGTGGACGCGCCGGACCGCTCGCGTGAGTACGGGCGCCAGGCCCTGCGGCTGTCCATGGACATCGGCCACCACAACACGACGGCCTTCGCGCTGCTGTACGCGTCGGTGGCGTGCCAGCTGCGCCGCGAGCCGCGCGAGGCGCTGGAGCTGTGCGACCGCAACATCACACTGTCTCGTGAGCACCACTTCCGCCTGTGGCTGGGCTGGGCCTCGCTCATCCGGGGGTGGGCGCAGTCGATGATGGGCAATGCGCGCGAGGGCCTGGCGGTGATGGAGTCCGCCCTGGCGCAGTGGCGGCGCTCCGGCTTCGAGGCGGGTCTGCCGCATGACCTGGGCATGCTGGCGGAAATCCACCTGCTGCTGGGGCAGTCGGACGCGGCGCTGGAGGCGGTGCACGAGGCGCTCGAGCGGGCCGAGTCGACACGCGAGGTCTCCTACGAGGCGGTGCTGCTGGGGCTGGAGGCGGAGGCGCTGCGGGGCCTGGGGCGGGAGGCGGAGGCGCGTGAGGCGTTCGCCCGGGCGTTGCGGGTGGCGGAGGACCAGGGCGCGCTGGGCTACGGCAGGTTGGTGCGGGAGCGGCGGATCGGCCGTCCGCAGGTGGACATGCCGCTGTCGCCAGGCGCGCAGGCGGAGGGCCCGGCCCCCCTCGCGTGA
- a CDS encoding RNA polymerase sigma factor encodes MTSPMMDGGADADAAAAREQVEAQLHAHCLQGEYGQAVELAMRAYGPEIRRLMASVLHHPELAKDAFSLFSENLLKGLPGFRWESSFRTWAYRLARNACYHQLHAPAAREQPVSEPAANEAQRQRTDTQPWRRTVVKERFRALREQLEPHERMLLMLRVDQRLPWTEIARVMAEPDESVTRDALNRRATALRQQFQRVKARLRSLAIEQGVIPADRLDS; translated from the coding sequence ATGACATCTCCGATGATGGATGGGGGCGCGGACGCCGATGCGGCGGCTGCTCGCGAGCAGGTGGAAGCGCAGCTCCACGCGCACTGCCTGCAGGGGGAGTACGGCCAGGCGGTGGAGCTGGCGATGCGTGCCTACGGGCCGGAGATACGCCGGCTGATGGCGTCCGTGCTCCACCACCCCGAGCTGGCGAAGGATGCCTTCAGCCTCTTCAGCGAGAATCTCCTCAAGGGCTTGCCGGGCTTCCGGTGGGAGAGCTCGTTCCGGACGTGGGCGTACCGGCTGGCGCGCAATGCCTGCTACCACCAGCTGCACGCGCCGGCGGCACGCGAGCAGCCGGTGAGCGAGCCGGCGGCGAACGAGGCGCAGCGGCAGCGCACGGATACCCAGCCCTGGCGGCGCACCGTGGTGAAGGAGCGCTTCCGCGCGTTGCGGGAGCAGTTGGAGCCGCACGAGCGGATGCTGCTCATGCTGCGCGTGGACCAGCGCCTGCCCTGGACGGAGATTGCCCGGGTGATGGCGGAGCCGGACGAGTCCGTCACCCGCGATGCCCTGAATCGTCGCGCCACCGCGCTGCGCCAGCAGTTCCAGCGTGTGAAGGCGCGGCTGCGCTCGCTCGCAATCGAGCAGGGCGTCATCCCGGCCGACCGGCTGGACTCGTAG